The nucleotide window GAACGAGGGGCCCGGGGCCTTTCAGACCTACTCCCTGATCCGGTACTCGTACGGTAAGGAGTCGCAGTCCGGTCTGGTCGTGGGCAAGCGGCTCTACGACATCGACCACAATCCGTACGAGCTGTACTACCTCTTCCCGCTGACGCAGGAGGAGAAGTCCCTGAGCCTGGTCATGACGACGCTGGCGACGGCAGGGCTCTTCGTCGTGGTGCTTCTCGGGGCGATCGCCTGGTTCGTGGTGCGGCAGGTCGTCACGCCCGTACGCATGGCCGCGGGCATCGCCGAGCGGCTCTCCGCAGGCAGGCTCCAGGAACGTATGAAGGTCACCGGCGAGGACGACATCGCCAGACTCGGTGAAGCGTTCAACAAGATGGCGCAGAGCCTTCAGCTGAAGATCCAGCAGCTCGAGGAGCTCTCGCGCATGCAGCGGCGCTTCGTCTCGGACGTCTCGCACGAACTGCGGACGCCGCTGACCACCGTGCGGATGGCCGCTGATGTCATCCACGAGGCGCGCGCCGACTTCGATCCCGTCACCGCACGCTCCGCGGAACTGCTCGGGGACCAGCTGGACCGTTTCGAGTCGCTCCTCTCCGATCTCCTGGAGATCAGCCGGTTCGACGCGGGCGCCGCGGCGCTGGAAGCCGAGCCCATAGATCTGCGTGCGGTCGTGCGGCGGGTGATCGGCGGCGCGGAGCCGCTTGCCGAGTGCAAGGGGACCAGGATCCGGGTGGTCGGCGACGAACAGCCGGTGATCGCGGAAGCCGATGCCCGCCGTGTCGAGCGGGTGCTGCGCAACCTTGTGGTGAACGCCGTCGAGCACGGCGAGGGCCGGGACGTCGTCGTACGGCTCGGTGTGGCCCAGGGCGCGGTGGCCGTGGCGGTCCGCGACTACGGCGTGGGACTCAAGCCAGGCGAGGCGACCCGGGTCTTCAACCGCTTCTGGCGGGCCGACCCGGCACGGGCCCGTACGACCGGTGGCACCGGCCTCGGGCTCTCGATCGCCGTGGAGGACGCCAGGCTGCACGGCGGCTGGCTCCAGGCATGGGGTGAGCCCGGTGGAGGTTCTCAGTTCCGGCTCACGCTGCCGCGTACGGCGGACGAGCCGCTGCGGGGTTCACCGATACCGCTGGAGCCGGAGGACTCGCGGCGCAACCGGGAGAATCGGGAGCGCGCCGAGGCCAGCCCGGTGACCGTGAGCGACCACCGGCTGATGGCCGTACCGAACCAGCCGGGTTCCTCGGAACGTTCGCAGCTGGCGGTGCCCGCGCGTGCCCCTGTGGCGCCGCGCACCGCGCCGGCGTCCGTCCATCCCGCCGCGCTGCCGGGCAATGGCGCACGCGTGGTGGCGCGTCAGGCCGGGGACCGGCCTCGCGGCGGCGCCGACTACGAAGCGCAGAACCCGGACCGGGAGGACACGACTCGTGGACACTGACCGTCTGAAGGGCGGCCATGGACGCGCGGTGCGGATGTCCGCGCTGCTCTGCTGCGGCGTGGTGGTGCTGGCCGGATGCGCCTCCATGCCGGTCACCGGGGATGTGAAGCCGGTCGACGCCTCGCAGCCGGGCGACTCCCAGGTGCAGGTGTACGCGGTGCCGCCCAGGGAAGGCGCCACCCCCATCGAGGTGGTCGACGGCTTCCTGGAGTCGATG belongs to Streptomyces finlayi and includes:
- the mtrB gene encoding MtrAB system histidine kinase MtrB, with protein sequence MTLGSAAPKPGEPGVRMERAAGPGRKSSRAGRLLQGGPVPRLLMRWVRRPVLPAVRLWRRNLQLRVVAGTLLMSIGVVLLLGFVVIGQVRNGLLEAKAKAAQTQAAGGFAAAQEKANEPLVPGDRGQDAADGVTANTSWRTELVDQLASGGKNAFNVVALSAESGAGGASSRAPRGSGSVDAASVPQRLRDDVNEGPGAFQTYSLIRYSYGKESQSGLVVGKRLYDIDHNPYELYYLFPLTQEEKSLSLVMTTLATAGLFVVVLLGAIAWFVVRQVVTPVRMAAGIAERLSAGRLQERMKVTGEDDIARLGEAFNKMAQSLQLKIQQLEELSRMQRRFVSDVSHELRTPLTTVRMAADVIHEARADFDPVTARSAELLGDQLDRFESLLSDLLEISRFDAGAAALEAEPIDLRAVVRRVIGGAEPLAECKGTRIRVVGDEQPVIAEADARRVERVLRNLVVNAVEHGEGRDVVVRLGVAQGAVAVAVRDYGVGLKPGEATRVFNRFWRADPARARTTGGTGLGLSIAVEDARLHGGWLQAWGEPGGGSQFRLTLPRTADEPLRGSPIPLEPEDSRRNRENRERAEASPVTVSDHRLMAVPNQPGSSERSQLAVPARAPVAPRTAPASVHPAALPGNGARVVARQAGDRPRGGADYEAQNPDREDTTRGH